One window of the Pseudobdellovibrionaceae bacterium genome contains the following:
- the rpsT gene encoding 30S ribosomal protein S20 yields MANHKSAAKRARQAKKKTAVNSRAKSAVRTFEKNLRKALSAKDADAAQKLLVAYTSKAGKAAQKGILKAKAASRKISRLSKNVHQLVAGK; encoded by the coding sequence TTGGCAAACCATAAGTCGGCAGCAAAACGTGCTCGCCAAGCCAAGAAAAAAACGGCTGTGAATTCCCGCGCAAAGTCCGCGGTTCGTACTTTTGAAAAGAACCTAAGAAAAGCTCTGAGCGCCAAGGATGCTGATGCCGCTCAAAAACTGCTGGTGGCCTACACCTCTAAGGCAGGAAAAGCTGCTCAAAAAGGAATCTTGAAAGCAAAGGCCGCTTCTCGCAAGATCAGCCGCTTGTCCAAGAACGTTCACCAGTTGGTTGCTGGAAAGTAA
- a CDS encoding PilZ domain-containing protein yields the protein MADQAGKTNEELSGIRRRRVPRRVFEARIGLLIGGRYSIGRSFEIGEGGMLITCEHKLSAEQRLVITFRIPGAGQTVVRGIVRYCQPNGTRYGVEFLNLDFNMKRAIRTFVASKTADEAILKAV from the coding sequence ATGGCTGACCAGGCCGGAAAAACAAATGAAGAGCTTTCTGGGATTCGCCGCCGGCGGGTTCCTCGCCGGGTATTTGAAGCTCGTATCGGCCTATTGATTGGGGGCAGGTATTCCATTGGCCGTAGCTTTGAGATCGGCGAGGGGGGCATGCTCATCACTTGTGAGCACAAGCTTTCGGCCGAGCAGAGGTTGGTCATCACCTTTCGCATTCCAGGTGCGGGACAAACCGTAGTGCGCGGAATTGTTCGCTACTGCCAGCCCAACGGGACTCGCTATGGTGTTGAGTTTTTAAATTTGGATTTCAATATGAAGAGGGCGATTAGGACATTTGTGGCTTCTAAGACAGCCGACGAGGCTATCTTAAAAGCCGTCTAA
- the holA gene encoding DNA polymerase III subunit delta, producing MAASVAWDLRKLQKYLDKKVPGPLYLVFGDEPYLVDEAVKLLKTKALPDGVDDFSSDQFHYPETSPSHVKDAVETLTMMSPRRVVVYKIGKGLKDKEWEELVPVMEDPVPTTTFILVAEKADKRKKYFRKIKDAGVIVELKRPFDNQVASWIEYIAYRHEVELGRGVAALLQQFVGSNLGEINNEMLKLRQYLGDENRPVSEEDVMRLVSRSRIDSIFDLANAIGRRDRAHALVCLANLLEHGQNEVGALSLITRHIRILHTIREGMAAGLAGARLSSQAGVPQFFLQEYVNQSRAWSPDKINRALQALHETDRALKSSPISSHIWLENFIIRTCS from the coding sequence ATGGCAGCAAGTGTGGCGTGGGACTTAAGAAAACTGCAGAAGTACTTGGACAAAAAGGTTCCAGGACCTTTGTATTTGGTATTTGGTGATGAGCCCTATTTGGTGGATGAGGCAGTCAAATTACTGAAGACCAAGGCTTTACCTGATGGCGTGGACGACTTCAGTTCCGATCAGTTTCATTACCCGGAAACATCGCCTTCGCATGTTAAAGATGCTGTTGAAACTTTGACTATGATGAGCCCCCGTCGGGTTGTGGTTTACAAGATTGGCAAGGGCCTCAAGGACAAGGAATGGGAAGAGCTTGTTCCGGTGATGGAAGATCCAGTCCCCACGACCACCTTTATTTTGGTCGCAGAAAAGGCCGACAAGCGCAAAAAGTATTTTCGCAAGATCAAGGATGCCGGTGTCATTGTAGAGCTCAAGAGGCCCTTTGATAACCAGGTTGCCTCGTGGATTGAGTACATTGCTTACCGCCATGAGGTTGAGCTTGGCCGTGGAGTGGCTGCCCTGTTGCAGCAGTTTGTGGGCAGTAATCTTGGAGAAATCAACAACGAGATGCTCAAGCTCCGCCAGTACCTGGGTGATGAAAACCGGCCGGTGAGTGAAGAGGATGTGATGCGACTGGTGAGTCGCTCGCGAATCGATAGTATCTTTGATTTGGCTAATGCCATTGGTCGCCGCGACCGGGCTCATGCTCTGGTGTGTTTGGCCAATTTGCTGGAACACGGACAAAATGAAGTGGGGGCATTGAGCTTAATCACTCGCCATATTCGCATTCTCCATACCATTCGTGAGGGCATGGCGGCAGGATTGGCGGGTGCACGCCTTAGCAGCCAGGCAGGAGTCCCCCAGTTCTTTCTGCAGGAGTACGTCAACCAATCGCGGGCTTGGTCGCCTGATAAGATCAACCGCGCCTTACAGGCTTTGCACGAGACAGATAGGGCTCTCAAGTCATCTCCCATCTCAAGCCACATCTGGTTGGAGAATTTCATTATTCGCACCTGCTCTTAG
- a CDS encoding alanine--glyoxylate aminotransferase family protein, which produces MANHPEHPYRLFAPGPVPLSEGVRQALSETMIHHRSEAFRIILRESLDLLQHVFQTRQPVMMLSAAGSGAMEAALVNILSPADEALFVVSGKFGERWWKMGQAYGVKCYVLEVPWGEAVSLSQLEGELKKHPRVKAVFCQACETSTAVAHPIQEMAGTIRQYAHDCLFVIDAMTAMGAMPLPMDEWDLDVVVSGSQKAFMLPAGLSFIALSERAWKAANKCTTPKFYFDLAAELEANSKNETRFSSAVSLIRGLHSALKENFAEDERIKKIRRCETLAHATREICTKCYGMEVYAKAPSSSVTAINIPAAIQDKGLNKVLLNKYNLFIGGGQDHLKGKIFRIGHLGHITDGDQLFLAQALGLALQECGWKKATDANITAAVDLTRRLLQETR; this is translated from the coding sequence ATGGCCAACCACCCTGAACATCCCTACCGGCTCTTTGCCCCCGGCCCAGTTCCCCTTTCAGAAGGCGTCCGGCAAGCATTGTCCGAAACCATGATTCACCACCGCAGTGAGGCTTTTCGGATAATTTTACGTGAGTCCTTGGATCTTCTTCAGCACGTGTTTCAAACTCGTCAGCCGGTCATGATGTTGAGTGCCGCCGGCAGCGGAGCCATGGAGGCGGCGCTGGTGAACATCCTTTCTCCAGCCGATGAAGCCCTGTTCGTGGTGTCGGGAAAGTTTGGCGAGCGATGGTGGAAGATGGGGCAGGCTTATGGCGTCAAGTGCTATGTACTCGAAGTCCCATGGGGTGAAGCGGTTTCACTCAGCCAGCTTGAGGGAGAACTCAAAAAACACCCTCGGGTAAAGGCGGTCTTTTGTCAGGCCTGCGAGACCAGCACGGCTGTGGCCCATCCCATCCAGGAGATGGCCGGCACCATTCGGCAATATGCTCACGACTGCCTGTTTGTGATTGATGCCATGACTGCTATGGGAGCTATGCCCTTGCCTATGGACGAATGGGATTTGGACGTGGTTGTGTCGGGATCGCAAAAGGCCTTTATGCTGCCAGCCGGCCTCTCCTTTATTGCGCTTTCTGAGCGCGCGTGGAAGGCCGCCAATAAATGCACAACACCAAAGTTTTATTTTGATTTGGCCGCTGAATTGGAAGCCAATAGCAAAAATGAAACCCGCTTTAGCTCAGCCGTGAGCCTGATCCGTGGCCTTCATTCCGCCCTCAAAGAAAATTTTGCCGAGGATGAAAGAATCAAAAAGATTCGGCGCTGTGAAACTCTAGCCCACGCCACCCGGGAAATCTGCACCAAGTGCTACGGCATGGAAGTTTACGCCAAAGCCCCATCCTCATCCGTCACGGCCATTAATATTCCTGCGGCCATTCAAGACAAGGGACTCAACAAGGTTTTGCTCAACAAGTACAACTTGTTTATTGGTGGCGGCCAAGATCACCTAAAGGGAAAGATCTTCCGTATTGGGCACTTGGGTCACATCACGGACGGGGACCAATTGTTTCTTGCTCAGGCCCTGGGTTTGGCCCTTCAGGAGTGCGGATGGAAGAAGGCGACTGACGCCAATATTACGGCAGCAGTTGATCTCACCCGTCGACTTCTTCAGGAAACG